From the Paenibacillus tianjinensis genome, the window AGGTATTGCAGTAGCCCGTGCATTTATCCTGGAACATCCGGATTATACGATTACGAAGACTGCGGTAAGCGATGTGGAAGCCGAACTGGCCAAACTGCAAGCTGCCTTGGAGAAATCGAAGGGCGAGCTGCAGGCTATCAAGGAACGTACACTTGCTGAGCTTGGCGAGAAGAAAGCGGAGATTTTTGAATCTCACCTGCTGATTCTTGAAGACCCTGAGCTGATCAGCCCCGTAATGGATAAAATCCGTGAAGAAGCGGTTAATGCAGACTACGCTTTGAATGAAGTTGCTACGCAATTCGTAGAAATGTTTGAGAATATGAAAAGCGCGTACCTGCAGGAGCGCGCCGCCGACATGCGCGATGTAACCAAGCGCGTACTGAACCATCTGCTCGGTATTCATTACGTGAGTCCTGCAGAGATCAATGAAGAAGTTATCGTTATTGCGCTGGATCTGACTCCATCTGATACAGCACAGCTGAACCGCAAATTCGTTAAAGGTTTCACAACGAATATTGGTGGACGTACTTCCCACTCGGCGATTATGGCCCGTTCTTTGGAAATTCCGGCTGTTGTCGGCACCAAAAACGTACTGTCCCTGGTTAAAGCAGGCGATCTGGTTATTGTCGACGGTTTGAGCGGCGATGTCCTGATTAACCCTAGCGATGCTGAAGTGGCAGAGTATAAAGCGAAGCAGGAAGCCTACGATCTGCAGATTGCAGAGTGGAAGAAGCTCCGCGATGAAGCAACCGTATCTGCTGACGGCAAGCATGTAGAGCTGGCTGCCAATATTGGTACACCTAATGATGTGACAGGTGTAATTGAGAACGGCGGCGAGGGCGTAGGCCTGTACCGTACGGAATTCCTTTACATGGGCCGCGATAAGCTGCCTTCTGAAGAAGTTCAATACAACGCTTACCGTACTGTACTCGAGAACATGAATGGCAAACCGGTTGTTGTGCGCACACTGGATATCGGCGGCGACAAGGAGCTGCCTTATCTGGAGCTTCCGAAGGAAATGAACCCGTTCCTCGGCTTCCGTGCTATCCGCCTGTGTCTGGACCGTCAGGATATTTTCCGCACCCAGCTGCGCGCTTTGCTGAGAGCAAGTGCCCACGGCGATCTGCGGATCATGTTCCCGATGATTGCCACACTGGGTGAATTCCGTGCAGCCCGCGACCTCCTTCTTGAGGAAAAAGCGAAGCTGCGTGAAGAAGGCAAGGAAGTCTCCGACAATATCC encodes:
- the ptsP gene encoding phosphoenolpyruvate--protein phosphotransferase, which codes for MSKISGIAASAGIAVARAFILEHPDYTITKTAVSDVEAELAKLQAALEKSKGELQAIKERTLAELGEKKAEIFESHLLILEDPELISPVMDKIREEAVNADYALNEVATQFVEMFENMKSAYLQERAADMRDVTKRVLNHLLGIHYVSPAEINEEVIVIALDLTPSDTAQLNRKFVKGFTTNIGGRTSHSAIMARSLEIPAVVGTKNVLSLVKAGDLVIVDGLSGDVLINPSDAEVAEYKAKQEAYDLQIAEWKKLRDEATVSADGKHVELAANIGTPNDVTGVIENGGEGVGLYRTEFLYMGRDKLPSEEVQYNAYRTVLENMNGKPVVVRTLDIGGDKELPYLELPKEMNPFLGFRAIRLCLDRQDIFRTQLRALLRASAHGDLRIMFPMIATLGEFRAARDLLLEEKAKLREEGKEVSDNIQLGIMVEIPSTAVLADQFAKEVDFFSIGTNDLIQYTMAADRMNEQVSYLYQPYNPAILRLVKIVIDAAHAEGKWTGMCGEMAGDSTAIPLLLGLGLDEFSMSATSILPARSQISKLSAADMKEMAAKALQLGTAEEVAALVQSSVQ